The Melospiza georgiana isolate bMelGeo1 chromosome 9, bMelGeo1.pri, whole genome shotgun sequence genome has a segment encoding these proteins:
- the RNASEL gene encoding 2-5A-dependent ribonuclease translates to MEPPAHNQETSTLPRTKTAEVLNSELNDAVYSKNKAAVLELLERGADVNSKVGSGWTPLQTAVRIDEEELVRLLLARGASVHARKDNGGTAFTEAGIAGNVEVLELLLEHGSDIHEQDINGFTAFMEAAWYGREEALRFLYSRGAKVNLRREPSQEKAKLHKGGATALMDACRERHFSAVKILVQEMGADVNIRDNRDRNALIHALKEGSGKRKHVSPVPIVHFLLEHGVDVKSKDECGKTALILAVEMESPELVTALLEKDEIDIDDADEEGNTALMVAVEKDDRRIAKLLCEKGARTDRGNLIAVARRNRSRSMENLLHEHRVRFVPETPRAWEPHSKRWRDQLKSLDQMYRPMIGKLKTFPYIQQKIQDGIYLGLHGGTEVAVQITRSAEGDREKEFLEKCSHSEHLLKLFQSEKEKGCMYLCFPLWEKNLQEHLQDPEGQKDYKAALKTIFQALRELHSLGFAHQDLQPGNFVIDLGGKIYLADFGNRRRSIEGQEELVKSDLQALGRLVLYILTGGRKTLQQVGIEDLAPNSPDYTEALDLVQSLSSPDERGLEGLSKHPYFWSIQSRFNFLKSIWNKIKDDQNKKSIFQDPNVTKKAFPYPQWTETIDKDILHAMEKPRNAKPTKYRNNVTQLLRLMRNMDEHKDEKITNKIGDYAEYFLEVFPELTMYVYNSLRQNPRYSHLADFQEPPP, encoded by the exons ATGGAGCCCCCAGCTCACAACCAGGAGACCTCCACCCTTCCCAGAACGAAGACAGCAGAAGTCCTTAACTCAGAGCTGAATGATGCTGTGTACAGCAAGaacaaagcagctgtgctggagctgctggagcggGGGGCAGATGTGAATTCCAAGGTGGGCAGTGGCTGGACACCCCTGCAGACCGCAGTGAGGATCGATGAGGAGGAGCTGGTCCGGCTTCTGCTGGCCAGGGGAGCCTCTGTGCATGCCAGGAAGGACAATGGGGGCACAGCCTTTACTGAGGCAGGGATTGCAGGGAACGTGGAGGTCCTGGAGCTCCTCCTGGAGCATGGCTCAGACATCCACGAGCAGGACATCAACGGCTTCACAGCCTTCATGGAGGCTGCGTGGTACGGGAGGGAGGAAGCCTTGAGGTTCCTCTACAGCAGAGGGGCAAAGGTGAATTTGAGGAGGGAGCCCAGCCAGGAGAAAGCCAAGCTGCACAAAGGAGGGGCCACAGCGCTGATGGACGCTTGCAGGGAGCGCCACTTCTCAGCTGTGAAAATCCTGGTCCAGGAGATGGGGGCTGATGTGAACATCCGTGACAACAGAGACAGGAATGCCCTGATCCATGCCCTAAAGGAGGGTTCAGGCAAAAGAAAGCACGTGTCACCTGTGCCCATAGTTCATTTCCTGCTGGAGCACGGTGTGGATGTGAAGAGCAAAGATGAATGTGGGAAAACTGCCCTCATCCTGGCTGTTGAAATGGAGAGCCCGGAGCTGGTGACAGCTTTGCTGGAGAAGGATGAGATAGATATTGATGATGCAGATGAGGAAGGCAACACAGCCCTGATGGTGGCTGTGGAGAAAGATGACCGCAGAATAGCAAAGTTGTTGTGTGAAAAGGGAGCGAGGACGGATCGTGGGAATCTGATTGCAGTTGCCAGAAGGAATCGTTCTCGCAGCATGGAAAATCTTCTTCATGAGCACAGGGTCAGGTTTGTTCCAGAAACCCCCAGAGCATGGGAGCCACACAGCAAACGCTGGAGGGATCAGCTGAAAAGCCTCGATCAAATGTATCGCCCCATGATTGGCAAACTGAAGACATTTCCATACATCCAGCAGAAAATTCAGGATGGCATCTACCTCGGGCTCCATGGGGGGACAGAGGTGGCAGTGCAAATAACTCGCAGTGCAGAGGGTGACAGAGAGAAAGAGTTCCTTGAGAAATGTTCTCACAGCGAACATCTACTGAAGCTCTTCCAgtctgagaaggaaaaaggctGCATGTACTTGTGCTTCCCACTCTGGGAGAAAAACCTCCAGGAGCACCTGCAGGACCCTGAGGGTCAGAAGGATTacaaagctgctctgaagaCCATCTTCCAGGCACTGAGAGAGCTACACTCCCTTGGGTTTGCTCACCAGGATCTACAACCCGGGAACTTCGTAATAG ATTTAGGTGGCAAAATTTACTTGGCGGACTTTGGTAATAGAAGAAGGTCGATTGAAGGCCAAGAAGAACTTGTAAAGTCAGATCTACAG gccctgggcaggctcGTGCTCTACATTTTAACAGGGGGTAGGAAAACCCTCCAGCAAGTTGGAATTGAGGATTTGGCTCCCAATTCCCCAGATTACACAGAGGCTCTGGACCTGGTACAAAGCCTGTCCTCTCCTGATGAACGAGGCTTGGAAGGGTTGAGCAAACATCCCTATTTCTGGAGCATTCAGAG CAGGTTCAACTTCCTGAAGAGTATATGGAATAAAATCAAAGatgaccaaaacaaaaaaagtatttttcaagaTCCTAATGTCACTAAGAAAGCTTTTCCTTATCCACAGTGGACCGAAACG ATTGACAAAGATATTTTACATGCCATGGAAAAACCCAGGAATGCAAAACCTAccaaatacagaaataatgtCACCCAACTGCTGAGGCTCATGAGAAACATGGATGAACATAAAGATGAAAA GATCACCAACAAAATAGGAGACTATGCTGAGTATTTCCTGGAGGTTTTCCCAGAACTCACCATGTATGTGTACAACAGCTTACGGCAGAACCCCAGGTACAGCCACCTCGCAGACttccaggagcctcctccatAG